Proteins from one Falco naumanni isolate bFalNau1 chromosome 2, bFalNau1.pat, whole genome shotgun sequence genomic window:
- the DYNLT3 gene encoding dynein light chain Tctex-type 3 translates to MEEFHPHNDEMIFNADEAHNIVKECIENVLGKTDYNHNKVNQWTAAIVEQSLTHLVKLGKTYKYIVTCAVMQRSGAGLHTASSCFWDTTTDGACTVRWENRTMNCIVNVFAVAIIL, encoded by the exons ATGGAGGAGTTTCACCCGCACAACGACGAG atgATCTTCAATGCTGATGAGGCCCACAACATAGTTAAGGAG TGCATAGAAAATGTTTTAGGCAAGACAGATTATAATCACAACAAAGTCAACCAGTGGACTGCTGCTATAGTAGAACAGTCACTAACACATCTGGTAAAACTCGGAAAAACATATAAGTACATTG TAACCTGTGCAGTGATGCAGAGGAGTGGAGCTGGTCTTCACACAGCAAGCTCATGCTTCTGGGATACCACAACTGATG GAGCCTGCACAGTGAGATGGGAAAACCGAACAATGAACTGCATTGTCAATGTGTTTGCTGTTGCTATTATCCTGTAG